One segment of Mycolicibacterium sp. YH-1 DNA contains the following:
- a CDS encoding enoyl-CoA hydratase/isomerase family protein yields the protein MTENEDVLVSTQNGVGLMTLNRPKAINSLNYAMVTAMANAVEAWATDDDVHTLLLTGAGERGLCAGGDVVAIYHDAKSGGTESLAFWRDEYILNARIANYPKPYVAVMDGIVMGGGVGVSAHGSVRVVTDTTKMGMPEVGIGFIPDVGGTYLLARTPGLLGVHAALTGAPFSGADAIAMGFADHYVPHDALDAFKAAVIADGADAAVSAHAIEPPASTLLAQQHWIDHCYAAETVADIIAELRGHDAEPTNDAAKLIATRSPIALAVTLEAVRRAAKLDTLEDVLREEFRTSSAALRSHDLVEGIRAQLVDKDRNPKWSPADLTQCTEADVAAYFAPADPDLTFPGQE from the coding sequence GTGACAGAAAACGAGGACGTCCTAGTAAGTACGCAGAATGGCGTCGGCCTCATGACCCTGAACAGGCCAAAGGCGATCAACTCGCTCAACTACGCCATGGTCACCGCTATGGCGAACGCCGTGGAGGCATGGGCCACCGACGACGACGTCCACACGCTCCTGCTGACAGGGGCCGGCGAACGCGGCCTGTGCGCGGGCGGCGACGTCGTCGCGATCTACCACGACGCCAAATCCGGTGGCACCGAATCGCTCGCCTTCTGGCGTGACGAGTACATCCTCAACGCCCGCATCGCCAACTACCCCAAGCCCTATGTCGCGGTGATGGACGGCATCGTGATGGGCGGTGGCGTCGGGGTCAGTGCGCACGGGAGCGTGCGGGTCGTCACCGACACGACCAAGATGGGCATGCCCGAGGTGGGCATCGGGTTCATCCCCGACGTCGGCGGAACCTACCTTTTGGCCCGCACACCCGGGCTGCTCGGTGTGCACGCCGCGCTGACCGGCGCACCGTTCTCGGGGGCGGACGCCATCGCGATGGGCTTCGCCGATCACTACGTACCGCACGACGCCCTCGACGCCTTCAAGGCCGCCGTGATCGCCGACGGCGCCGACGCCGCGGTGTCGGCGCACGCCATCGAGCCGCCTGCCAGCACGCTGCTCGCACAACAACACTGGATCGACCACTGCTACGCCGCGGAGACGGTCGCCGACATCATCGCCGAGCTGCGCGGTCACGACGCCGAACCCACCAACGACGCGGCCAAGCTGATCGCCACCAGATCGCCGATCGCGCTGGCCGTCACGCTGGAGGCGGTCCGTCGCGCGGCCAAACTCGACACCCTGGAAGACGTTCTGCGCGAGGAGTTCCGGACGTCATCGGCGGCGTTGAGGTCCCACGATCTGGTCGAGGGCATCCGCGCCCAACTCGTCGACAAGGACCGCAATCCGAAGTGGTCGCCGGCTGACCTGACACAGTGCACCGAGGCCGACGTCGCGGCCTATTTCGCACCTGCCGACCCCGACCTCACCTTCCCCGGACAGGAGTAA
- a CDS encoding cystathionine gamma-synthase: MSEKRSKTDAYQAYGPATKAIHAGYRPDPATGAVNAPIYASSTFAQDGVGGLRGGFEYARTGNPTRSALETALAAVEGATFGRAFSSGMAATDCALRAILRPGDHVVIPDDAYGGTFRLIDKVFSQWGVTHTPAALTNVDDVKSAITDKTRLIWVETPTNPLLSIADISAIAQLASTSGVKVLVDNTFASPALQQPMALGADVVLHSTTKYIGGHSDVVGGALVTNDEELDEAFAFLQNGAGAVPGPFDAYLTMRGLKTLPLRMQRHSENAARVAEFLHEHPAVESVLYPGLPSHPNHDVAARQMSGFGGMVSVRLRGGRDAAHMLCARTEIFILAESLGGVESLIEHPGAMTHASTEGSQLEVPADLVRLSVGIEDIADLLGDLDQALQQR; encoded by the coding sequence ATGAGCGAGAAGCGGTCGAAGACAGACGCGTATCAGGCCTACGGTCCCGCGACGAAGGCCATTCACGCCGGCTACCGGCCCGATCCGGCGACCGGTGCGGTCAACGCGCCGATCTACGCCAGCTCCACGTTCGCCCAGGACGGCGTCGGTGGTCTGCGCGGCGGCTTCGAGTACGCCCGCACCGGCAACCCGACCAGATCGGCGCTGGAGACCGCGCTCGCGGCCGTCGAGGGCGCCACCTTCGGGCGGGCCTTCAGCTCGGGTATGGCGGCCACCGACTGTGCACTGCGTGCGATCCTGCGGCCGGGTGATCACGTCGTCATTCCCGACGATGCGTACGGCGGCACGTTCCGTCTGATCGACAAGGTGTTCTCCCAGTGGGGTGTCACCCATACGCCTGCGGCACTGACCAACGTCGACGACGTCAAGAGCGCGATCACGGACAAGACCAGGCTCATCTGGGTCGAGACGCCGACCAACCCGCTGCTGTCGATCGCCGATATCTCGGCGATCGCACAGCTCGCGTCGACGTCGGGGGTGAAGGTGTTGGTGGACAACACATTCGCGTCGCCGGCGCTGCAGCAGCCGATGGCGCTGGGCGCGGACGTGGTGCTGCACTCGACCACCAAGTACATCGGCGGGCACTCCGACGTGGTCGGCGGTGCGCTGGTGACCAACGACGAGGAACTCGACGAGGCTTTCGCGTTCCTGCAGAACGGCGCCGGTGCGGTGCCGGGGCCGTTCGACGCCTACCTCACCATGCGCGGACTGAAGACGCTGCCGCTGCGGATGCAGCGGCACAGTGAGAACGCCGCGCGGGTCGCGGAGTTCCTGCACGAGCACCCCGCCGTCGAGAGCGTGCTCTACCCGGGTCTGCCCAGCCACCCGAACCACGATGTCGCCGCGCGCCAGATGTCGGGCTTCGGCGGGATGGTGTCGGTGCGGCTACGCGGTGGCCGGGACGCCGCACACATGTTGTGCGCGCGCACCGAGATCTTCATCCTGGCCGAGTCGCTCGGCGGTGTGGAATCGCTCATCGAGCATCCCGGTGCGATGACCCACGCATCCACGGAGGGCTCACAACTCGAGGTACCCGCGGACCTGGTGCGGCTGTCGGTCGGCATCGAGGACATCGCCGACCTGCTGGGCGACCTCGACCAGGCGCTACAGCAGCGCTGA
- a CDS encoding enoyl-CoA hydratase, producing MSTSYETILVTREDRVAIITLNRPKALNALNSQVMADITAATAELDADPGVGAILLTGNERAFAAGADIKEMAELSFADVFDTDFFAAWSKFAATRTPTIAAVAGYALGGGCELAMMCDILIAADTAKFGQPEIKLGVLPGMGGSQRLTRAIGKAKAMDLILTGRNMDAEEAERAGLVARVVPADSLLEEAKAVAATIAGMSRSASRMAKEAVNRAFETTLDEGLLYERRLFHSAFATDDQTEGMAAFVEKRPPNFTHR from the coding sequence ATGAGCACGAGCTACGAGACCATCCTGGTCACACGCGAGGACCGCGTCGCCATCATCACACTGAACCGCCCGAAGGCGCTCAACGCCCTCAACAGCCAGGTGATGGCCGATATCACCGCGGCCACAGCCGAACTGGACGCCGACCCCGGCGTAGGCGCGATCCTGCTCACCGGCAACGAGCGAGCCTTCGCTGCGGGCGCCGACATCAAGGAGATGGCCGAGCTGTCGTTCGCCGACGTCTTCGACACCGACTTCTTCGCCGCCTGGTCGAAGTTCGCCGCCACCCGCACGCCGACCATCGCCGCGGTCGCCGGCTACGCGCTGGGCGGTGGCTGCGAGTTGGCGATGATGTGCGACATCCTGATCGCCGCCGACACAGCGAAGTTCGGCCAACCGGAGATCAAGCTCGGCGTGCTGCCGGGCATGGGCGGAAGCCAGCGTCTGACGCGCGCCATCGGCAAGGCCAAGGCGATGGATCTGATCCTCACCGGACGCAACATGGACGCCGAGGAGGCCGAACGCGCCGGCCTCGTCGCGCGCGTCGTGCCCGCGGACAGCCTGCTCGAGGAGGCCAAGGCCGTCGCCGCCACCATCGCCGGAATGTCGCGGTCCGCGTCGCGGATGGCCAAGGAAGCCGTCAATCGCGCCTTCGAGACCACCCTCGACGAGGGACTGCTCTACGAGCGCCGGCTGTTCCACTCGGCTTTCGCCACCGATGACCAGACCGAGGGCATGGCAGCCTTCGTCGAGAAGCGCCCACCGAACTTCACTCACCGCTAA
- a CDS encoding GPP34 family phosphoprotein codes for MAQIAEDLFLLLLDNAAAQPALERDRRARLLAAAALLDLAHACLIRPAVTGDPVESGMLLALDGRGPVDPAVGPALELLQRRPLTPRTAVSKLRKGAQEQVARHLERLGEIRRVDLPSRRSTAPHAWPFTNRHRVGPARAAVLSTLFDRTPPTPSTAAIVTLLHAGDGLGALLSLNDRGWRWVHARASEIASGSWVDESPTTLAEVNLAVTASAVRSALL; via the coding sequence GTGGCGCAGATCGCCGAGGACCTCTTCCTCCTGCTGTTGGACAACGCTGCCGCGCAGCCCGCGCTGGAGCGTGACCGTCGTGCGCGGTTGCTCGCGGCGGCGGCGCTGCTCGACCTCGCACACGCGTGTCTCATCCGGCCCGCCGTGACCGGCGATCCGGTGGAGTCGGGCATGCTCCTGGCGCTCGACGGCCGCGGTCCAGTGGATCCGGCGGTCGGACCCGCGCTGGAACTGCTGCAGCGGCGACCGCTCACACCCCGCACCGCGGTGTCGAAGCTGCGCAAGGGCGCGCAGGAACAAGTCGCCAGACACCTCGAGCGCCTCGGCGAGATCCGCCGAGTCGACTTGCCCTCCAGGCGATCCACCGCACCGCACGCGTGGCCGTTCACCAACCGGCACCGCGTCGGCCCGGCACGTGCAGCCGTGCTGTCCACGCTGTTCGACCGCACACCGCCCACCCCGTCGACCGCGGCGATCGTCACGCTGCTGCACGCCGGCGACGGCCTCGGCGCGCTGTTGAGCCTCAACGACCGGGGATGGCGATGGGTGCACGCCCGCGCCAGCGAGATCGCCAGCGGTAGTTGGGTCGACGAGTCACCGACGACGCTGGCTGAGGTCAACCTGGCCGTCACCGCCTCGGCGGTGCGGTCAGCGCTGCTGTAG
- a CDS encoding RDD family protein, with translation MTDQPPPPGNYPPPPPQGGGYPPPPPPQGGGYPPPAGAPGGPGAALPTEAYTPWVTRVLAFLIDYVPFIIIVGIGWAIQMLTQETDCITQASEYDLGEFCVTQNSALGAAAFWISYAIGLAYIVWNYGYRQGTTGSSIGKSIMKFKVVSEKTWQPIGFGMSIVRQLAHIVDSIICYIGYLFPLWDSKRQTIADKIMTTVCVPL, from the coding sequence ATGACCGATCAACCGCCACCCCCCGGGAACTATCCGCCTCCGCCGCCGCAGGGTGGTGGCTATCCACCGCCTCCGCCGCCGCAGGGTGGTGGCTATCCGCCGCCCGCGGGTGCACCGGGAGGCCCCGGCGCCGCGCTGCCGACCGAGGCATACACGCCGTGGGTGACCCGTGTGCTCGCATTCCTCATCGATTACGTGCCATTCATAATCATCGTCGGCATTGGCTGGGCCATTCAGATGCTCACCCAGGAAACGGACTGCATCACCCAGGCTTCCGAGTACGACCTCGGCGAATTCTGTGTCACCCAGAATTCAGCGCTCGGAGCCGCGGCGTTTTGGATCTCCTACGCGATCGGCTTGGCGTACATCGTGTGGAACTACGGGTACCGGCAGGGGACCACCGGGTCGAGCATTGGCAAGTCGATCATGAAGTTCAAGGTCGTCAGTGAGAAGACTTGGCAGCCCATCGGTTTCGGCATGTCGATCGTGCGGCAACTCGCGCACATCGTCGATTCGATCATCTGCTACATCGGGTACCTGTTCCCGTTGTGGGATTCGAAGCGGCAGACGATCGCCGACAAGATCATGACCACCGTCTGCGTACCCCTTTAA
- a CDS encoding RDD family protein → MVTRTGPQYAPWPRRAGAVVIDALPILGIAVLALGLMWLTRIRACDGDTSALDLAAQCGSGISVAGVVAFVAAWLGVVGYGAWNFGYRQGRRGATLGKSAMGLAVVGAESGQPVGVPLALVRLAAQLVNVVSLGLGFLWPLWDDRHQTFADKLVTTVCIRELSSTALP, encoded by the coding sequence GTGGTCACCAGAACCGGCCCGCAGTACGCGCCATGGCCGCGGCGTGCCGGGGCGGTTGTGATCGACGCGCTACCCATCCTGGGCATCGCGGTGCTGGCGTTGGGGCTGATGTGGCTGACCAGAATTCGCGCCTGCGACGGTGACACGTCGGCGCTTGACCTGGCTGCTCAATGCGGTTCGGGTATCAGCGTTGCGGGTGTGGTGGCCTTCGTCGCGGCGTGGCTGGGCGTCGTCGGCTACGGCGCGTGGAACTTCGGGTACCGGCAGGGCCGCAGAGGCGCGACCCTTGGCAAGTCCGCGATGGGCCTGGCCGTGGTGGGCGCGGAGTCGGGCCAACCGGTTGGCGTGCCCTTGGCTCTCGTCCGGCTCGCGGCACAGCTCGTGAATGTGGTCAGCCTCGGGCTGGGCTTCCTGTGGCCGTTGTGGGACGACCGTCACCAGACCTTCGCCGACAAGCTCGTCACGACTGTCTGCATTCGAGAGCTGAGTTCGACAGCGCTACCCTGA
- a CDS encoding cystathionine beta-synthase — protein sequence MRIARHVSELIGNTPLVQLNSVVPEGAGIVAAKIEYLNPGGSSKDRIAIKMIDAAEASGELKPGGTIVEPTSGNTGVGLALVAQLRGYKCIFVCPDKVSEDKQNVLRAYGADVVVCPTAVAPEDPDSYYSVSNRLVEEIDGAWKPDQYSNPMGPESHYETTGPEIWADTDGKVTHFVAGVGTGGTITGTGRYLKEVSGGAVKIIGVDPEGSVYSGGTGRPYLVEGVGEDFWPSAYDPTVPDEIIAVSDADSFEMTRRLAREEALLVGGSCGMAAVAAIKVAEQAGPDAVVVVLLPDGGRGYLSKVFNDSWMQSYGFLRSRLDGSVTESSVGDVLRGKSGALPDLVHTHPAETVRDAVGILREYGVSQMPVVGAEPPVMAGEVAGSVSERELLSAVFEGRAKLADAVSQHMSPPLPLIGAGELVSAAAEKLRESDAVMVVEEGKPVGVLTRHDLLGFLSDSSSRR from the coding sequence ATGCGGATAGCGCGCCACGTCAGTGAACTCATCGGCAACACACCCCTCGTACAACTGAACTCCGTTGTGCCCGAAGGGGCGGGGATCGTGGCCGCCAAGATCGAATACCTCAACCCGGGCGGCAGCTCAAAGGACCGCATCGCGATCAAGATGATCGACGCCGCAGAGGCCAGCGGAGAGCTGAAGCCCGGCGGGACCATCGTCGAACCGACGTCGGGGAACACCGGAGTGGGTTTGGCGCTGGTCGCCCAGCTGCGCGGCTACAAGTGCATCTTCGTGTGCCCTGACAAGGTCAGCGAGGACAAGCAGAACGTGCTGCGGGCGTACGGGGCCGACGTCGTGGTGTGCCCCACCGCGGTGGCGCCCGAGGACCCGGACAGCTACTACAGCGTGTCCAACCGGCTCGTCGAGGAGATCGACGGCGCCTGGAAGCCAGACCAGTACTCCAACCCGATGGGGCCGGAGAGCCACTACGAGACCACCGGTCCTGAGATCTGGGCCGACACCGACGGCAAGGTCACCCATTTCGTCGCCGGCGTCGGCACCGGAGGGACCATCACCGGCACCGGGCGCTACCTCAAGGAGGTGTCGGGCGGCGCGGTGAAGATCATCGGCGTCGACCCGGAGGGCTCGGTCTACTCGGGTGGCACCGGTCGGCCCTACCTCGTCGAGGGCGTTGGCGAGGATTTCTGGCCGTCCGCGTACGACCCGACGGTGCCCGACGAGATCATCGCGGTGTCGGATGCCGACTCGTTCGAGATGACGCGCCGCCTGGCCCGTGAGGAAGCGCTGCTCGTTGGCGGGTCATGTGGCATGGCCGCGGTCGCGGCGATCAAGGTGGCTGAGCAAGCTGGACCGGATGCCGTGGTCGTGGTGCTGCTGCCCGATGGCGGACGTGGGTATCTCTCAAAGGTTTTCAACGACTCGTGGATGCAGTCGTACGGATTCCTGCGGAGCAGGCTGGACGGTTCGGTGACGGAGTCCAGCGTCGGCGACGTGCTGCGCGGCAAGTCCGGTGCGCTGCCAGACCTGGTTCACACGCATCCGGCCGAGACGGTGCGCGACGCCGTCGGCATCCTGCGGGAGTACGGCGTCTCGCAGATGCCGGTCGTGGGTGCTGAGCCTCCTGTGATGGCGGGGGAGGTGGCGGGAAGCGTGTCCGAACGCGAGCTTCTCTCCGCGGTATTCGAGGGTCGAGCAAAGCTTGCCGATGCCGTGTCGCAGCACATGAGCCCACCGTTGCCGCTTATCGGTGCAGGTGAACTCGTCAGTGCGGCGGCCGAGAAACTGCGTGAGTCCGATGCCGTGATGGTGGTCGAGGAGGGCAAGCCCGTCGGCGTGCTCACACGCCACGATTTGCTCGGATTCCTCTCCGACAGCAGTAGTCGCCGGTAG
- a CDS encoding SGNH/GDSL hydrolase family protein: MGIRAPRRSTVALAAAATLASTGSAYVGVRNLLSGQADQARRVIPKSWDVPPRADGVYSPGGGPPERWHRGIPFDLHLMVFGDSTATGYGCTYADEVPGVLIARGLAEKSGKRVWLSTKAIVGATSKGLSGQIDAMFVAGPPPHAAVVMIGANDVTAMNGIPQSARRLGDAVHRLRASGAVVVVGTCPDFGVITAIPQPLRWVARNLGRRLARSQASAVRAAGGVPVPFSDLLTPEFQKAPDVLFSPDMFHPSAAGYALAATQLLPALCNALGERAGDPAMEPALESRSDDATTLLARIGGIGKLWRRTTGVPAPIVAPVTG; this comes from the coding sequence GTGGGCATTCGCGCACCGCGTCGGTCGACTGTCGCCTTGGCGGCCGCGGCCACGCTGGCATCCACGGGCTCTGCGTATGTCGGGGTCCGCAACCTGCTGAGCGGGCAGGCCGACCAGGCCCGCCGCGTCATCCCCAAGTCCTGGGACGTGCCACCCCGCGCCGACGGCGTCTACTCACCCGGCGGCGGACCGCCGGAGAGGTGGCACCGTGGAATCCCGTTCGACCTGCACCTGATGGTCTTCGGCGACTCGACCGCCACGGGTTATGGCTGCACGTACGCCGACGAGGTACCCGGCGTGCTGATCGCCCGCGGGCTGGCCGAGAAGTCGGGTAAACGCGTCTGGCTGAGCACCAAGGCGATCGTCGGCGCCACCTCAAAGGGTCTGTCCGGGCAGATCGATGCGATGTTCGTCGCCGGCCCGCCCCCACACGCCGCCGTCGTCATGATCGGCGCCAATGACGTCACCGCTATGAACGGCATTCCGCAGTCCGCTCGTCGGCTGGGCGACGCCGTGCATCGGCTGAGGGCCAGCGGCGCCGTCGTCGTCGTGGGCACCTGCCCGGACTTCGGTGTCATCACCGCCATCCCGCAGCCGCTGCGCTGGGTGGCGCGCAACCTGGGGCGGCGATTGGCGCGTTCACAGGCATCAGCGGTGCGGGCCGCCGGCGGCGTTCCCGTGCCCTTCTCCGACCTGCTCACACCGGAGTTCCAGAAGGCTCCCGACGTGCTGTTCTCCCCCGACATGTTCCATCCGTCGGCGGCCGGCTACGCCCTGGCGGCCACGCAGCTGCTGCCTGCGCTCTGTAATGCGTTGGGCGAGCGCGCCGGTGACCCCGCGATGGAGCCTGCGCTGGAATCTCGGTCGGACGACGCGACGACGCTTCTGGCCCGGATCGGCGGCATCGGCAAGCTGTGGCGTCGCACGACGGGCGTACCCGCGCCGATCGTCGCACCGGTCACGGGTTAG
- a CDS encoding Bax inhibitor-1/YccA family protein, with translation MRESSNPVFRSLPKGQQGGYAQFGTGAAGYGAQAVHADPYTAQYPDQQQKGVARPLTIDDVVTKTGVTLAVLTAVAVVSYFLVSSNMSLMMPFVLVGGLGGFALVMIATFGRKQDNPAIVLTYAALEGLFLGAASFMFANLVSTGGPGMIAQAIFGTIGVFVGMLFVYKTGAIRVTPKFTRMLVAALFGVMAIMLLNLVLALFGVGGGEGFGLRSGGPLAIIFSLVCIGLAAFMFLIDFDSADQMIRAGAPEKAAWGIALGLTVTLVWLYLEILRLLSYFNND, from the coding sequence GTGCGCGAAAGCAGCAACCCGGTATTCCGTTCACTGCCCAAGGGGCAGCAAGGCGGATACGCGCAGTTCGGTACCGGAGCCGCTGGCTACGGTGCCCAGGCGGTGCACGCCGACCCCTATACGGCGCAGTACCCCGATCAGCAGCAGAAGGGCGTCGCCCGGCCGCTGACCATCGATGACGTCGTCACCAAGACCGGGGTCACCCTGGCGGTTCTGACAGCCGTCGCGGTCGTCTCCTACTTCCTGGTGTCCTCCAACATGTCGCTGATGATGCCGTTCGTGCTCGTCGGTGGCCTCGGTGGCTTCGCGCTGGTCATGATCGCGACGTTCGGTCGCAAGCAGGACAACCCCGCCATCGTGCTGACCTACGCGGCGCTGGAGGGTCTCTTCCTGGGTGCGGCGTCGTTCATGTTCGCGAACCTCGTCTCCACCGGTGGCCCCGGAATGATTGCGCAGGCGATCTTCGGCACCATCGGCGTATTCGTCGGCATGCTCTTCGTCTACAAGACGGGCGCCATTCGAGTTACGCCCAAGTTCACCCGAATGCTGGTGGCAGCGTTGTTCGGTGTGATGGCCATCATGCTGCTCAACCTGGTGCTCGCGCTGTTCGGCGTGGGCGGCGGCGAGGGCTTCGGGCTTCGCAGCGGTGGCCCGCTCGCGATCATCTTCTCGCTCGTCTGCATCGGTCTCGCGGCGTTCATGTTCCTGATCGACTTCGACTCGGCCGATCAGATGATCCGCGCCGGTGCGCCGGAGAAGGCCGCGTGGGGAATCGCCCTTGGCCTGACCGTCACCCTGGTCTGGCTGTACCTCGAAATCCTGCGGTTGCTGTCGTATTTCAACAACGACTAG
- a CDS encoding acetyl-CoA C-acetyltransferase: protein MPEAVIVATARSPIGRAVKGSLATMRPDDLATQMVRAALDKVPSLDPKDIDDLMMGCAQPAGEAGYNIARAVAVELGYDFLPGTTVNRYCSSSLQTTRMAFHAIKAGEGDVFISAGVETVSRFGVGAADGAPNSKNEIFAEAQARTAKQAEGATEWHDPRQDGTIPDVYIAMGQTAENVALYSGVSREDQDHWAVRSQNRAEAAINSGFFAREISPVTLADGTVVSTDDGPRAGTTYEKISQLQPVFRPNGTITAGNACPLNDGAAAVVIMSDTKAKQLGLTPLARIVSTGVSGLSPEIMGLGPIEAIKRALAKAGKKISDIDLVEINEAFAVQVLGSARELGIDEDRLNVSGGAIALGHPFGMTGARITATLLNNLATHDKTFGIESMCVGGGQGMAMVVERLS, encoded by the coding sequence ATGCCTGAAGCCGTCATCGTCGCCACAGCGCGTTCCCCGATCGGCCGCGCCGTCAAGGGATCCCTGGCCACCATGCGCCCCGACGACCTCGCCACGCAGATGGTTCGTGCCGCGCTGGACAAGGTGCCGTCCTTGGACCCCAAGGACATCGACGACCTGATGATGGGCTGCGCGCAGCCCGCCGGTGAGGCCGGCTACAACATCGCCCGCGCCGTCGCCGTCGAACTCGGCTACGACTTCCTGCCCGGCACCACGGTCAACCGCTACTGCTCGTCGTCGCTGCAGACCACGCGCATGGCGTTCCACGCGATCAAGGCCGGCGAGGGTGACGTGTTCATCTCCGCGGGCGTTGAGACGGTGTCGCGCTTCGGTGTCGGCGCGGCCGACGGTGCGCCCAACAGCAAGAACGAGATCTTCGCCGAGGCTCAGGCCCGCACCGCCAAGCAGGCCGAGGGTGCCACCGAGTGGCACGACCCCCGCCAGGACGGCACCATCCCGGACGTCTACATCGCGATGGGCCAGACCGCCGAGAACGTCGCGCTGTACAGCGGCGTCAGCCGTGAGGACCAGGATCACTGGGCCGTGCGCAGCCAGAACCGGGCCGAGGCGGCCATCAACAGCGGCTTCTTCGCCCGTGAGATCTCGCCGGTGACACTGGCCGACGGCACTGTCGTGTCGACCGACGACGGCCCCCGTGCAGGCACCACCTACGAGAAGATCAGCCAGCTGCAGCCCGTCTTCCGGCCGAACGGCACCATCACGGCGGGCAACGCGTGTCCGCTCAATGACGGTGCCGCCGCAGTGGTCATCATGAGCGACACCAAGGCCAAGCAGCTGGGGCTGACCCCGTTGGCGCGCATCGTGTCGACCGGCGTCTCGGGCCTGTCGCCGGAGATCATGGGCCTGGGCCCGATCGAGGCGATCAAGCGAGCACTCGCCAAGGCGGGCAAGAAGATCTCCGACATCGACCTGGTCGAGATCAACGAGGCGTTCGCCGTGCAGGTGCTCGGCTCGGCTCGGGAACTCGGCATCGACGAGGACCGGCTGAACGTGTCCGGCGGCGCCATCGCGCTGGGCCATCCCTTCGGCATGACGGGCGCACGCATCACCGCCACCCTGCTGAACAACCTTGCCACCCATGACAAGACGTTCGGCATTGAGTCGATGTGCGTCGGCGGCGGCCAGGGCATGGCGATGGTCGTGGAGCGCTTGTCCTAA
- a CDS encoding alpha/beta hydrolase, with the protein MTAPSKLIGTSRAGVSPARARKTRRYPVSDGAPVEIVEDGPSVAGRLFALAAMMTIKPTLTIGSLAPRLPWPWGLVDIVSRVLRPAPGTVRATISLRNCTAQLVRAAGVLPADGTRSVVLYMHGGAFLTCGANSHGRLVTALSQFADAPVLVVNYRMIPKHSIGQALDDCYDAYKWLRLKGYEPDQIVLAGDSAGGYLSLALAERLHLEDELPAAVVTMSPLFEIDNEGRAQHPNARSDVMFPPKAFDALVELIESAAERHIVDGRPEEVYEPLDHIESGLPRTLIHVSGSEVLLNDARKAAHMLAAAGVPVEVRIWPGQMHVFQLGAPAVKEATRSLKQIGDYIREATW; encoded by the coding sequence ATGACGGCACCAAGCAAGCTCATCGGGACATCGAGAGCGGGAGTAAGCCCAGCTAGGGCGCGTAAAACGCGGCGTTATCCTGTCAGCGACGGCGCGCCCGTCGAGATCGTCGAGGACGGTCCGAGCGTGGCAGGTAGGTTGTTTGCTCTGGCCGCGATGATGACGATCAAGCCAACGCTGACCATCGGCAGCCTTGCACCGCGTTTGCCCTGGCCGTGGGGTCTTGTCGACATCGTCTCGCGGGTCCTGCGACCTGCGCCGGGAACGGTGCGGGCCACGATATCGCTGCGGAACTGCACCGCGCAGCTGGTCCGCGCAGCGGGCGTGCTTCCCGCCGACGGCACTCGCAGCGTCGTGCTCTACATGCACGGTGGCGCGTTCCTGACATGTGGTGCGAACTCGCACGGGCGCCTGGTGACGGCCCTGTCGCAGTTCGCCGATGCCCCGGTCCTGGTCGTCAACTACCGGATGATCCCGAAGCACTCGATCGGGCAGGCGCTCGACGACTGTTACGACGCCTACAAGTGGTTGCGTCTCAAGGGGTATGAGCCCGATCAGATCGTGCTCGCCGGTGACTCCGCTGGCGGATACCTGTCGCTGGCGCTGGCCGAGAGGCTCCACCTCGAGGACGAGCTACCCGCCGCAGTGGTCACCATGTCGCCGCTGTTCGAGATCGACAACGAGGGACGCGCGCAGCATCCGAACGCGCGGTCCGACGTGATGTTCCCGCCCAAGGCGTTCGATGCCCTGGTTGAACTGATCGAGTCCGCCGCCGAGCGTCATATCGTCGACGGCAGGCCCGAGGAGGTCTACGAACCGCTCGATCACATCGAGTCCGGCCTGCCGCGCACCCTGATCCACGTGTCGGGTTCGGAGGTTCTGCTCAACGATGCGCGCAAGGCCGCGCACATGCTGGCCGCCGCAGGCGTGCCTGTCGAGGTGCGGATCTGGCCAGGTCAGATGCATGTGTTCCAGCTGGGAGCGCCCGCGGTCAAGGAAGCGACGCGCTCGCTGAAGCAGATCGGCGACTACATTCGTGAGGCGACGTGGTGA